The window TCAAATCATAATTTTTATGGTGCGAAAATGCAGGGTGAGATTATAAGTATAGGTACGGAACTGTTATTAGGAGAGATTACAGATACCAATTCTAGCTATATTGCCAGGATGTTAACCTCTTTAGGTATAGATGTCTCCTATCAAATATCTGTAGGGGATGATAGGGATAGATTAGGGAAACTGATAAGGCTCTCTCATGAAAGGTCCCCTATTGTTATCACAACAGGGGGTTTGGGTCCTACTGTGGATGATATAACAAGGGAGTCGATTGCAGAGGCCATTGGAAAAGGTCTGGAATTCAGACAGGAGCTTATGGATGGAATCGAAGCCTACTTTGAAAAGAGGGGTATATCGTTTAGTCCCAACAACAGAAAGCAGGCATACATACCAGAAGGTTCTTTGGCAATTCAAAATCCCGTAGGCACAGCTCCTGGGTTTATTGTAAAGGATGAAAAGGGGATTATTGTTGCCCTTCCTGGAATACCCAGAGAGATGACCTATCTTTTGGGAAAAAGCGTCATTCCCTTTTTAAAAGAGGAGTTTTCTTTAAGAGAGGGGATAAGTTCAAGGGTTCTAAAGATAGGCTGTATGGGCGAAAGCAAGGTTGATGAGAAGATTGGGGATTTGATGAAAAATAAGGATTATCCCATAGGTCTATTGATAAAGGATGGGGAGATACAGATACGCATTACAGCGAAAGAAAAGGATCAGTTAAAGAATCTTAAGAATATGAAAGAGATAGAAAAAGAGATAAGAAGACGCCTTGGCAGTATGATTTATGGGGCCGATGATGAGACCCTTGAAGAGGTAGTCGGTTCCCTATTAAAAGAGAAAAAAGAGACAATCTCAATGGCCGATTCATTTACAGGCGGATGGCTTGCCCAGAGATTTTTAAGAGCAGATTCCAATAGGAAATACTTTAATGGATGTCTTGTATTTGTAAACGGAAAGGCACTGACTCAGGACTTGAATCTTCAAGAAGAAAAATTAAAGAGGGTTGGATTGATCAGCAGAGAGACAGCTCAGATAGCTGCAAAAGAGATAAAAAAAAGATATCATTCAGAAATCGGCTTGGCTGTTTTGGGCGGAACAGATAAGTCCAATGACTTTACTACATATATTGCCCTCTCTTCAAAAGATAAGACAATGGTTGAGGAGCATAAGTTTAGTGGTATCTTGGATATTGCTAAAAGCCGTATAACCACATTGGCTCTTGAACTAGTGAGGAGATATTTGAAGAATATAGGAATGTAACTTATGCAAGGTTTTATTAGAAGAATCCAGAATTTCAATGATATAGCACTCCCTTTGTTTTTTAGTCTTTTTCTTCACTTTATCATTATATATTTTATCTTCCTTGCTGGTAGTGGGAAAAACAATCTCAGTTCTTACCAAGTCAGTGTGAATGACAAACTCGATTCTGCAGATACATTTATTTTAGAGGAGATTCAAAGATCAAAAGAGAGGATAACGAGAAAGATTAGTGAGGTAAAAGCTTTAAAGCGAGAAGAATTTTCTGGAAAGTGGACTACAAAAAATATGCCTGAGAGAATAAAAAAAGCCTCCCAGAGGATTGGGATAGATATAGTAGAGACTCAAGTTTCTCCCTCATTATTTGAAGGGGGACACTCCTCAAGTGAATTTTCGATATTGATTAAGTTAATTACTTCCCCAAGGCTCGTTTTTGAAGATATCATTTTGATATCCTATTTAGTAGGGGATGGGACATTATATAGTGATTTCAAAACGGATTATTTTTTATTAGCCATAAAGGAAAAAGGGAGAAAGGAATCCAGGGATTTTATTATAACAACCATGGGCTGCAGGCTTTTATATGCCAGAAAACTTTCAGCACAGCAGTTTATATCCCAG is drawn from Nitrospinota bacterium and contains these coding sequences:
- a CDS encoding CinA family nicotinamide mononucleotide deamidase-related protein; the protein is MQGEIISIGTELLLGEITDTNSSYIARMLTSLGIDVSYQISVGDDRDRLGKLIRLSHERSPIVITTGGLGPTVDDITRESIAEAIGKGLEFRQELMDGIEAYFEKRGISFSPNNRKQAYIPEGSLAIQNPVGTAPGFIVKDEKGIIVALPGIPREMTYLLGKSVIPFLKEEFSLREGISSRVLKIGCMGESKVDEKIGDLMKNKDYPIGLLIKDGEIQIRITAKEKDQLKNLKNMKEIEKEIRRRLGSMIYGADDETLEEVVGSLLKEKKETISMADSFTGGWLAQRFLRADSNRKYFNGCLVFVNGKALTQDLNLQEEKLKRVGLISRETAQIAAKEIKKRYHSEIGLAVLGGTDKSNDFTTYIALSSKDKTMVEEHKFSGILDIAKSRITTLALELVRRYLKNIGM